The following are from one region of the Apostichopus japonicus isolate 1M-3 chromosome 17, ASM3797524v1, whole genome shotgun sequence genome:
- the LOC139984277 gene encoding zinc finger protein 862-like yields MVDVTNILGRLSRTFQRMDMNLPEMPKLVKDTVTSLDKLKSQQGPAWRQFQRAATDGTFHGHKIEGEPINKAECDLAVTSITEAINIRFDIDAIQLAAAKVINFKSWPIEAERDFGDAEIAELVDYFSPVLEKAGTNTNSIEMEWSSVKESAYTDYKPVYNASWEQLGVKYRVDAENLFSLVDLILTIPAHSVECERGFSQMKRVKTDWRNQLTSTTLTSTLRILMEGPSIKEFDPLPAIIFWNSVAKRVRRPFQPPYGKRTPAVEAEKEIVESDDGE; encoded by the exons ATGGTAGATGTAACCAACATCCTGGGACGACTCTCTCGTACTTTCCAGAGAATGGACATGAATTTACCTGAAATGCCCAAACTTGTGAAAGACACGGTGACCTCTCTTGACAAGTTGAAATCACA ACAAGGACCTGCATGGAGACAGTTCCAGAGGGCAGCCACTGACGGTACGTTCCATGGCCACAAGATCGAGGGAGAGCCAATCAACAAAGCCGAGTGTGATCTTGCAGTCACCAGCATCACAGAGGCTATCAACATTAGATTTGACATTGATGCCATACAACTTGCAGCAGCCAAAGTCATCAATTTCAAGTCCTGGCCCATTGAGGCAGAAAGAG acTTTGGTGATGCTGAGATTGCAGAACTGGTGGATTACTTCAGCCCAGTCCTTGAAAAAGCTGGCACGAACACAAATTCAATCGAGATGGAATGGTCAAGTGTCAAAGAAAGTGCTTACACAGA CTACAAACCAGTGTACAATGCATCATGGGAGCAGCTTGGAGTCAAGTATAGAGTCGATGCTGAAAATCTATTTTCACTGGTGGATCTCATCCTGACAATCCCTGCTCACTCTGTGGAATGTGAGCGGGGATTTAGTCAGATGAAACGCGTGAAAACCGACTGGAGAAACCAGCTGACAAGTACCACACTAACTAGTACCCTGAGGATACTGATGGAAGGGCCGAGCATTAAAGAGTTCGACCCGTTACCGGCGATTATCTTCTGGAACTCAGTTGCCAAACGTGTGAGACGCCCCTTCCAGCCCCCATATGGGAAGAGGACCCCCGCTGTGGAAGCTGAAAAGGAGATAGTAGAGAGTGATGATggtgaatga